Genomic DNA from Solanum dulcamara chromosome 4, daSolDulc1.2, whole genome shotgun sequence:
TGTAGCTGGTGTGGTACCCACAATGGAGGAGCTATCACTAGTTCTGGGTTGCCTACAGCTTCCTCGTGATGCATCCTTAAAAGAAAGACTTATTGAAAATCTAGGATTAACCATGGAAACGTCAAAAGGCTCAAATCTTTGCTCTTTGGTTGATGGATTTGGTGAATATGATCCCCGTGCCTGTTCATTGCTTGAGGTCCGTGGTCCAGCTTAGTTGTCTTTTATCAGCTTTTTACAACTTTATCTTGTTGGTTGTGGTGGTGGATCATCTCGCGTATTTTCTTGTTTCTTAGGAGGCAGCTTCACTTGGAATCGTCCCTTTGACTTCCTTTAAGGGAAGCCCTATTGTTGTCGATGTGAGGAATTTGCCTATTCATGCGGCTCAGGTAAGCTTGTCTTAATGGGcagtaaataattatttaattttttttcaattgtaaCCACACGAGAATATTCTTAAGCTTGACGAGCTTTATCAGTCTCAGTTACTAATAATTGTGAGTTTTTTTATCCTATTTGGCTGCAAAGATCTCTCTTTTTCTGTTTTTATCTTTCCCTCTTTTGCAGGATTCCTAATAGTTTTTAAGATTTAGGAAGCTAAAAATTACTATTCATGCATAAAGATCTGTATTCCTTTTGCTAATCTTATACAGTGTACGGGCTCCCCATCCATTTTCAAAACAATTATGTTGCTAATACTTTGTTTgacagttttttttttcctttttctgaaAATTAACCAGGTATATCTTTTGACTGTCCTGAAGAGTCTCAAACATCGTTTGGCTGCAGGTAAAGAATATTTTGCCTACTAAAAAGAATATTTCTGTCTTTAGGTGCTCTTTCTTAAATATTGCTAATCCAtgtggttttttttttccatgtcTTGTCcctcatataatataattatatataataatacatCACATAAGGTTTGCTAATATTAGTAATGCAAAGTTTTATAGTAGAATTACACATCCTCATTCTTTCCTGCATATAATAATGCATCGCATAAGGTTTGCTTGTAGTAGTAATGCAAGATTTTATACTAGAGGTCAAATATTGTGCTCCcgctatttcaatttatttgtcttactttcttttttagtccgtttcaaaaataatatctcttttcattttttgacaatcatttaattctaacttttcatgTGCCACGTTTAAGACCACAGGATTAAaagacattttggtacattttacatattcgtagtttaagaccacaagattgaaaagtctttttactttcttaaactccgtgccAAATAAAATACAGACAAACAAACTGAAATGAGGGAGTATTAGTTCTGCAGAGTTTTTACATCTTAAACCTTGCATTGTATTTGTTATCTAGAGTTTCATTAGCAATATAGAGTTGTGTATTAGTTATGCGGAATTTTGTTATACCAGTTTTGAATTCCttataaggaaaaattaaatGACGCCTTGATTCTTTTTTAGCTCCCACTTCCATTGTATAGCACAAGATATGGCATAGCCTTGTCAACTAAGATAATACCAAGTTTAGGATCTTGTTCAAAAATAGGAGAATAGGAATTCAAGGGAATACTTGTGATTAATTCGCAAGAATGAAGTTAATgcttggggaaaaaagttattTGACAAATAACATTGGAAGATTACAAGACTTCATCATTATAAAAGACAGAGAGTATAAGCTTTTTTATTTCCttatcaaaaattataaaagagaGAATTAAGAAAGATCACAAGACTGGAAATATCTTCACTATTAGAATATATTGCTGTATATTTAACATCTCTTGAAATGATGGAAAATCTTGCAGGTGCAAAAATACCCAACATATCCATTCTACTCCCTGTAGAGCAGTCACATATTCAGACACCCACTGGCGAGAAAACAATTAAGATTGCTGGAAGGTAATGAGAGCTCTTTTCTAGAAGAAATTTCCTTCTTTGTATAACTActtattttaagatatatacCCTTAAGTAATATGCCATAAGAAAATATCATCcagttcaaaaataaaatttcttttttttctttctgaaaTAACATTAATAGCAGAACACAGAAAGGACAAATTTAGGACTGagaaaataatgttaatttGGTAGTATAATAAGTCTTGCATTTTCTGGCATGGCTGATGCATATTAAGCTACTATTTTTAGTAACATTTTTCATGCCCAGCAAGCACTATGAAAGAAACCAAACTATCACTAACTGGCTATGCTGATAAGTTGGGCTATCTCTAAGCCCACATTTGCTTTGCTTTTTGGTTCACTTTGGATGGCCCATTTGGAAAAGTGAATAACATTTCATTTCAAGTTAAGCCAATATGGAATTCATCCTTCATGAGCTCCAATCCGTTTTTGGCATTCTAAGAGCTACACGATTCGCATAACGTTCAAAATTCTCTTATTTGGTCAACAGAATCAACAGAGCAGTTGCAGCACTTTTGAGGAGGCTTAGCCTGCCGTACCAAGGGAATGAATCGTTTGGGAAGATTCGAATCAACGGTGTTATTGTGAAACGGTGGTTCCAGCCAAAGCTCGAATCCCCTTTTAGTTGGGAACAGACAGATTTCAGCTTCTCCCAGACACAGCTACGAAAAGGAATAAGCCATCAACAGCGTACTATTCGAACTGGAGATTTGTCCTTAGATTAGGAGAATTTCAAGGAGGGCTAATGAAACTAGGCATCACGTTTTATTAATGAATTGATGCTCTGGTTTGATTATTCACCATGATACAACAGAGTGCTATAGCTGCCAGTTGACTTTGTaatgaaaattgaaaaactgGCTTGGCGACTTTTTGATGCCAGAGGGGAAAGAAGCAAGAAGAAAGCATACAAACCGAGGAAGCCCTTGTACTGCACAATCCGTACTCGTCAATTGGACTGTGCATGGAGGCTGGAGCAGTGGAAGTTGCCTCTGGTTGTTCTATGTGCAGTTTGTGTTATGGAGGCGGGCTATGCTGATAAGTTGATAAGTGGCTGTTTTTGAGCGAATGATTATTTTAGCTAAACAATTGACAAGGATAcaagttatatatatttaccatttatagggATTTTGTTTGCAATTAGCACCCATTTTTCACATAATATAATAACGGTAACTTATTACATAGTTTGCAAAAACCACTAGAACCATACTTTTTAGCTCAAATTTAGTGAACAACTCCAATACACGAGGCACAAAGTTGAAATTCATAAAGATCTACGTCCTTCCCCAGCCTCTTAACCTACTTAGTTATTCTAATGTTGCAGAGGTTGCAATGATTATCAATGTATATTGTTTTATGTGAAAAAGAATACACGTACTCCAATGATTAAACTAAGACAAAAATGCCCTTTAAGTAAGTAATCATTGCAAAATAATTCTTTCATTGTTAATCATAGTATGacataatttattcattatcAATCATTGTATAGACAATCCCTACATCATAACCCTACATAACTAGGCCATCTCCGATCGAAACAACGCCTCGATTATAGCTGAGAAATCATGTTTGTATCCATCAGTTTGGAAATGATTCGAAGGAATGATCTTTGTATACAAGTAGAAAGCAAAACAAGCAAGTCCAGGCCCAACCCAAAAGATCCAATGCCCATTCCAAAGGTGGCCTCCTCTAACAAAAGCAGCTCCAAAGCACCTAGCTGGATTCATTCCAGCTCCAGCATATCCCTTTTTAGCAGCAACTGTAGTTGAAATAAACACAAGAATCCCTGCTAGAAGCCCAACAATAGACATAACAGTAATAAGCCCAAGTGACTTGGACTGACGATGATCATAGGCCATCCAAAGTGAACCAAAAAGCAAAGCAAATGTACACATAAACTCAAGCCAAAATGCTTGGGCTATCTCCAAGCCCACAGTAACCGGCCCATTGGGCCCTGGTGTGATTACCGTAACGGTACAACCACCAAGAGAGAACCTTTGTTCAATGGTACTACTCAGTACAGCTTTGAGTGCTAGTGCACCTAAAATAG
This window encodes:
- the LOC129887399 gene encoding uncharacterized protein LOC129887399, coding for MDATSGNVLADEESQLSFGSSNRIQPTISFTKNLDDEKKKYICLTMAERLGLPDFFSLDVWRASIGELLGSAVLVFMLDTIVISTVESDVKMPNLIMSILIAITLTILILAVFPVSGGHISPVITFSSALVGLISMSRAIIYIVAQCVGAILGALALKAVLSSTIEQRFSLGGCTVTVITPGPNGPVTVGLEIAQAFWLEFMCTFALLFGSLWMAYDHRQSKSLGLITVMSIVGLLAGILVFISTTVAAKKGYAGAGMNPARCFGAAFVRGGHLWNGHWIFWVGPGLACFAFYLYTKIIPSNHFQTDGYKHDFSAIIEALFRSEMA